A section of the Paenibacillus aurantius genome encodes:
- the urtB gene encoding urea ABC transporter permease subunit UrtB, translating to MALLLLQLFNGISLSSILLLIGLGLAITFGLMNVINMAHGEFIMIGAYMAYTIQQLFQKLLPASAFGWYFILSLGAAFAAAFAVGWLLEITLIRHLYGRPLDSLLATWGVSLVLQQLARQLFGAPNVAVKAPEWLEGGLVLSADLILPYKRLFILALALVCLAVIYFYQYHTRGGRRMQAVMQNRPMASSLGISTRRVDAQAFAFGSGMAGIAGCALTLVGPIGPTIGTYYIVDAFMVVVLGGIGKLIGTVAGALGIGVLNTAFEYTTSATLGKVIVFSLIIAFLQWRPSGFVSWKARALD from the coding sequence ATGGCTCTGCTGCTCCTGCAGCTTTTCAACGGAATCAGCTTAAGCTCCATCCTGCTTCTGATCGGGCTTGGACTCGCCATCACCTTCGGCCTGATGAATGTCATCAACATGGCCCACGGCGAATTCATCATGATCGGAGCTTATATGGCCTATACCATCCAGCAGCTGTTTCAGAAGCTGCTCCCGGCATCCGCCTTCGGGTGGTACTTCATCCTGTCGCTTGGAGCCGCGTTCGCCGCCGCCTTTGCGGTCGGATGGCTGCTCGAAATCACGCTTATCCGTCACTTGTACGGGCGGCCTCTCGACAGCCTGCTCGCCACCTGGGGGGTAAGCCTCGTCCTGCAGCAGCTGGCGAGACAGCTGTTCGGAGCCCCTAACGTGGCGGTGAAAGCCCCCGAATGGCTGGAGGGCGGGCTGGTCCTGAGCGCGGACCTTATCCTGCCTTACAAAAGGCTGTTCATTCTCGCCCTCGCCCTCGTCTGTCTCGCCGTCATCTATTTCTATCAATATCACACGCGGGGAGGCCGGCGCATGCAGGCCGTCATGCAGAATCGTCCGATGGCTTCGAGCCTCGGCATCTCCACCCGGCGTGTCGATGCGCAGGCCTTCGCCTTCGGTTCCGGCATGGCGGGCATCGCCGGATGCGCCCTGACGCTCGTCGGCCCGATCGGCCCCACGATCGGCACGTACTACATCGTCGATGCGTTCATGGTGGTCGTGCTCGGCGGCATCGGCAAGCTGATCGGCACCGTGGCCGGTGCCCTTGGCATCGGCGTGCTCAACACCGCCTTCGAGTACACCACAAGCGCTACGCTCGGCAAAGTCATTGTCTTCAGCCTGATCATCGCCTTCCTTCAGTGGAGACCGTCCGGTTTCGTCTCCTGGAAGGCGCGGGCGCTGGATTAA
- the urtC gene encoding urea ABC transporter permease subunit UrtC, with translation MIQSFRPSLSLNRKLLLSLLLLAAMLAAPMVLSEFRLSLLGKFLAYAVLAVGLDLIWGYTGILSLGHGVYFGLGAYCMAMHLKLAAAPGELPDFMSWSGVEKLPWFWVPFESAGFAFAAAILLPVAVAAVLGYLTFRNRIKGTFFSILSQALVVITVTLFVGQQGYTGGTNGLTSFNTFLGMPVGDASSKRIFYYVTVAAVVATLLISRWLVNSRFGKILVAIRDGENRVRFIGYNPVVYKVFIYSFSAALAGIAGVLFVLQEGIISPAQMGIVPSIEMVLWVAIGGRGTVIGALIGAVLTNAAKTTFSEAYPEWWPIILGAMFILVVLFLPKGIVGTLRDKFARGEPGLAGSAPEPVGRGAGHPAAGTPVAASSGAAMGKAAAASPKRNGL, from the coding sequence ATGATCCAATCGTTTCGTCCTTCCCTGAGCCTTAACCGGAAGCTCCTGCTCTCTCTGCTGCTTCTTGCCGCGATGCTGGCGGCTCCGATGGTCCTGTCCGAATTCCGCCTTTCCCTGCTTGGTAAATTTCTGGCTTACGCGGTTCTCGCGGTCGGCCTGGATCTCATCTGGGGCTATACCGGCATCCTTAGTCTCGGTCACGGAGTCTATTTCGGACTAGGGGCTTACTGCATGGCCATGCATCTCAAGCTGGCGGCCGCCCCCGGCGAGCTTCCGGATTTCATGTCCTGGAGCGGCGTGGAAAAACTTCCCTGGTTCTGGGTTCCCTTCGAATCCGCCGGCTTTGCCTTTGCGGCAGCTATCCTGCTGCCGGTGGCCGTCGCCGCCGTTCTGGGCTATCTGACCTTCCGCAACCGGATCAAGGGAACGTTCTTCTCCATTCTGTCGCAAGCCTTGGTCGTGATCACCGTCACGCTGTTTGTCGGCCAGCAGGGCTACACCGGCGGCACCAACGGCTTGACCAGCTTCAATACGTTTCTGGGCATGCCCGTTGGCGACGCCTCCTCCAAGCGAATCTTCTACTATGTCACCGTGGCCGCCGTTGTCGCGACCTTGCTGATCAGCCGGTGGCTGGTAAACAGCCGGTTCGGCAAAATTCTGGTCGCCATCCGCGACGGGGAGAACCGGGTCCGGTTTATCGGCTACAATCCCGTTGTTTACAAGGTCTTCATCTACAGCTTCTCGGCCGCTCTCGCCGGAATAGCCGGGGTTTTGTTCGTCCTGCAGGAAGGGATCATCTCCCCGGCCCAGATGGGCATCGTCCCCTCGATCGAGATGGTCCTTTGGGTGGCCATAGGAGGAAGAGGGACGGTTATCGGGGCCCTGATCGGAGCCGTTCTCACCAACGCCGCCAAAACGACCTTCAGCGAGGCCTATCCCGAATGGTGGCCGATCATCCTTGGAGCCATGTTCATCCTTGTCGTGCTCTTCCTGCCCAAAGGCATCGTCGGCACCCTAAGGGATAAGTTCGCCAGAGGCGAGCCCGGTTTAGCCGGGTCCGCTCCCGAGCCCGTGGGCAGGGGAGCGGGCCATCCGGCAGCCGGAACGCCGGTAGCGGCCTCGTCAGGTGCCGCCATGGGAAAAGCCGCAGCGGCCTCTCCGAAAAGGAACGGACTCTAG
- the urtA gene encoding urea ABC transporter substrate-binding protein, whose protein sequence is MRNQKGMRVMLAACLSLTALMAGCGAQTAGPSESPASAAAASPSGTSAGGKEDAVPVGILHSLTGTMSISEVSVKDAEMMAIEEINKAGGVLGKQLKPIVEDGASDWPTFAEKTKKLLQKDKAAVIFGGWTSSSRKAVLPVVEQNKGLFFYPVQYEGLESSPYIFYTGATTNQQIVPAVTWLLQNKGKKFFLLGSDYVFPRTANKIIKEQLKAEGGQLIAEEYTPLGHTDYNTIISKIKKDKPDVIFNTLNGDSNVAFFKQLKDAGISSKDLTTLSVSIAEEEIRGIGASVLEGHYAAWNYFQTTDTPENKKFVEAYKAKYGKDRVTDDPIEAGYFGVYLWAEAVKKAGSFEVEKVKAAAKELEFQAPGGKVKIDGENQHVYKTVRIGQVQADGQFKEVWNSGQPVKPDPFLKTYPWGSEVTKK, encoded by the coding sequence ATGAGAAACCAAAAAGGAATGCGTGTTATGCTGGCGGCCTGCCTGTCTCTTACCGCTCTTATGGCTGGATGCGGAGCCCAAACGGCTGGTCCTTCGGAATCGCCGGCATCCGCAGCCGCCGCCTCACCGTCCGGGACATCGGCGGGAGGAAAGGAGGACGCGGTTCCCGTGGGCATTTTGCATTCGCTGACCGGAACCATGTCCATCAGCGAGGTATCGGTTAAGGATGCGGAAATGATGGCCATTGAAGAGATCAATAAGGCCGGAGGGGTTCTCGGCAAGCAGCTGAAGCCGATCGTGGAGGATGGGGCATCGGACTGGCCGACCTTCGCGGAGAAGACGAAGAAGCTCCTTCAGAAGGATAAGGCGGCGGTTATCTTTGGCGGATGGACGTCATCAAGCCGCAAGGCCGTTCTCCCCGTCGTAGAGCAGAACAAAGGGCTCTTCTTCTATCCCGTGCAGTACGAAGGCTTGGAATCCTCTCCCTACATATTCTATACGGGGGCCACGACGAACCAGCAGATCGTGCCGGCCGTCACCTGGCTGCTTCAGAACAAAGGCAAGAAGTTCTTCCTTCTCGGTTCCGACTATGTCTTTCCCCGTACCGCCAACAAAATCATCAAGGAACAGCTCAAAGCCGAGGGCGGCCAGCTGATCGCGGAAGAATACACTCCGCTCGGTCATACCGACTACAACACCATCATCAGCAAGATTAAAAAAGATAAACCTGACGTCATCTTCAATACGCTGAACGGGGACAGCAACGTGGCTTTCTTCAAGCAGCTTAAGGATGCGGGCATCTCCTCCAAGGACTTGACCACCCTGTCCGTCAGCATCGCCGAGGAAGAGATCCGGGGAATCGGGGCGTCCGTCCTGGAAGGCCATTACGCAGCCTGGAACTATTTCCAGACGACCGACACGCCGGAGAACAAGAAGTTCGTCGAGGCCTACAAAGCCAAATACGGCAAGGACCGGGTAACCGACGATCCGATTGAAGCGGGTTATTTCGGCGTCTACCTCTGGGCCGAGGCGGTTAAGAAGGCCGGCTCCTTCGAGGTCGAGAAGGTAAAAGCGGCCGCTAAGGAATTGGAATTCCAGGCGCCTGGCGGGAAAGTCAAGATCGACGGGGAGAACCAGCACGTCTACAAGACCGTGCGCATCGGACAGGTGCAGGCGGACGGCCAGTTCAAGGAAGTGTGGAACTCCGGCCAGCCGGTTAAGCCCGACCCCTTCCTCAAAACCTATCCTTGGGGAAGCGAAGTAACGAAAAAGTAA